The genomic region TCCAAGCGGTTCCAGTCCAGCCCGGCGGTCTCGTTCGCGGTGATCGAGGGCCTGCTGTCCCTGGTCGGCGGCCTGTCCGTGCTGCTGCTCTACGGGGCGTTCGCCTGGTTCTCCGCCTATCAGCCCGCGCTCGTGCTGCTGTCGTTCGTCATCGGTCTGCTCATCGGCATGGAGATCCCCCTGCTGATGACGCTGATCCAGCGGATCCGCAAGCAGGAGGCCTCCGAGGCGGTCGCGGACCTGTTCGCCGCGGACTACGTGGGCGGTCTGATCGGCGGACTGGCGTTCCCGTTCCTGCTGCTGCCGCTGCTGGGCCTGCCCAAGGGCGCGCTGATGGTGGGCGCGCTCAACGCCGTGGTCGGCGTGGCGGTGGTGCTGTGGCTGTTCCGCACGGAGCTGACCAGGGTCGCCTACGCCGGCCTGAGCATCGGTCTGGCGGCCATCGTGGCCGTGCTGGGCCTGGCGTACGTGTACGCCGACCAGTTCGAGGTGGACGCCCGCCAGGCCCTGTACCGGGACCCGATCGTGCACGCCGAGCGCTCCGAGTACCAGGAGATCGTGGTCACCCGGTCGCTCGACGGCCAGGACGTGCGGATGTTCCTCAACGGGTCGTTGCAGTTCTCGACCCTGGACGAGTACCGGTACCACGAGTCGCTCGTCCACCCGGCGATGGTGGGCCCGCACGAGAACGTGCTGGTCCTGGGCGGCGGCGACGGGCTGGCGATCCGGGAGATCCTCGCCTATGACGACGTGGCGTCGGTGACGCTGGTGGACCTGGACCCCGCGGTCGTCGAGCTGGCGTCCACGGACCCGGTGATCAGCGAGCTGAACGAGGGCTCGTTCGAGGACCCGCGCGTGGAGGTCGTCAACACCGACGCCTTCCAGTGGCTGCGCACCAACGCCGAGGACTTCGACGTCGTCGTGGCGGACATGCCGGACGGCGAGGACGTGGGCACCTCGAAGCTGTACTCGGTGGAGTTCTACTCGCTCGTGGCCGACGCCATGGCCGAGCGGAGCCGCCTGGTCGTGCAGGCGGGGTCGCCGTTCTTCGCGCCGGACGCCTACTGGAGCGTGGGCCACTCCCTGGAGGGGGCCGGGTTCGCCACCACCCCGTACAACGTGGACGTGCCCTCGTTCGGCAACTGGGGCTTCTACCTGGCGACCACGGGCGCCGCCCCCGCACTGGACATCCCCGAGGACGCGCCCGACCTGCGCTTCCTCGACGAGGAACTGCTCGCCGCCGCCCAGGTCTTCCCCCGCGACCGCCGTGAGGACGTGGGCGAGGTCCAGGAGTCGACGCTGATGCACCCGCGCATCATCGACTACCACAAGGACGGCTGGCGCGGTTACTGAGCACCGCTCCGGGACGGTCGAGCACCGCACCGGGACCGGCAACCGCCGTTCCGGGACGGAAGCGCCCCGCCCCCGGAATCCGGGGACGGGGCCTGGTTGAACACCGCGCGGCCTCGGGAACTTGGGCCGGTGGGCGGCCACGCGGTGGCTCGGTACGAGGCGGGACGCCACGCGACGGCACCTTCGGACCGCCCGTGACCTGGTCCATCTTCACCCGGGTCGCTCCAACGGCGCGAACGCCACGCCGCTGCCCGTAGGGCGCGGACAACCCCTTACCGAGACTTTCCGCCCAGGGCGGGTGCGCGTGGAACGCCCGGGATCAGCTGTCGAAGCCCAGACCCACCGCGTCCAGGCCGCGCAGCCACAGGTTGCGCCGCCCGCCGTTGCGGTCGGCCGCGGCCGTGGCCCGCAGGGTCAGTTCGATGCCCAGGGACCGGACCGGCTCGGGCGGGAACGGCAGCGGCTTCTCCCGCACCATCCGCAGCCGGGTCCGCTCGGTGTCCAGGCCGTCGAGGCGGTCCAGCATCACCTGCGCGCCGAAGCGGGTCGCCCCCACGCCCAGGCCCGTGTAGCCCGCGGCGTAGGCCAGTCGGCCCTTGTACCCGGTGCCGAAGAAGCCGGAGAACCGGCTGCACGTGTCGATGACCCCGCCCCACGTGTGCGTGAAGCGCAGGCCCTCCAGCTGGGGGAAGGTCGCGAAGAAGTGCTCCGACAGCTTCAGGAAGGTCTCCGGCCGCTGGTCGAACTCCGGACGCACCTTGCCGCCGTAGTGGTGGACGACGTCGTAGCCGCCCCACAGGATCCGGTTGTCCGAGGTCAGCCGGTAGTAATGGAAGAAGTTGGCCGCGTCGCCCACGCCCTGGCGGCCCTTCCAGCCCAGGGACGCCATCTGCTCGTCGGTCAGGGGCTCGGTCAT from Nocardiopsis aegyptia harbors:
- a CDS encoding polyamine aminopropyltransferase — its product is MTDSTTRTRPGTRLPVPPRAARFFVLLAVFVCAACGLVYELALVAIGSYLLGDTITQASVVLSVMVFAMGVGSLLSKRFQSSPAVSFAVIEGLLSLVGGLSVLLLYGAFAWFSAYQPALVLLSFVIGLLIGMEIPLLMTLIQRIRKQEASEAVADLFAADYVGGLIGGLAFPFLLLPLLGLPKGALMVGALNAVVGVAVVLWLFRTELTRVAYAGLSIGLAAIVAVLGLAYVYADQFEVDARQALYRDPIVHAERSEYQEIVVTRSLDGQDVRMFLNGSLQFSTLDEYRYHESLVHPAMVGPHENVLVLGGGDGLAIREILAYDDVASVTLVDLDPAVVELASTDPVISELNEGSFEDPRVEVVNTDAFQWLRTNAEDFDVVVADMPDGEDVGTSKLYSVEFYSLVADAMAERSRLVVQAGSPFFAPDAYWSVGHSLEGAGFATTPYNVDVPSFGNWGFYLATTGAAPALDIPEDAPDLRFLDEELLAAAQVFPRDRREDVGEVQESTLMHPRIIDYHKDGWRGY